Proteins encoded together in one Coffea arabica cultivar ET-39 chromosome 2c, Coffea Arabica ET-39 HiFi, whole genome shotgun sequence window:
- the LOC113724565 gene encoding 2-oxoglutarate-dependent dioxygenase 19-like — protein MPEEAKLKFETTNPLYPVMVRFGSTIHDKSKQTVLFWRDYLRFFVHPEFYCPDKPQELRDLISEYSQRTRDLASKLLQGITRSLGMEEDYIQKAMDLDHGTQIFAANYYPPCPQPELAIGIPPHTDHGLLTFLLQNGVGGLEIQYRGQWFHVNALPNPIFVNTADQLEVYYSSFTEQG, from the exons ATGCCGGAGGAGGCGAAGCTCAAGTTTGAAACCACAAATCCCCTGTATCCTGTCATGGTCAGGTTTGGCAGCACAATCCACGATAAATCCAAGCAAACTGTCCTCTTCTGGAGAGATTATCTAAGGTTCTTTGTGCATCCAGAGTTTTACTGTCCTGATAAACCCCAAGAGCTCAG GGATCTTATATCGGAGTATTCTCAAAGAACCAGAGATTTGGCTAGCAAATTACTCCAAGGAATAACAAGGAGCTTGGGCATGGAAGAAGACTACATCCAGAAAGCCATGGACTTGGATCATGGCACCCAAATCTTCGCTGCAAATTACTATCCACCCTGTCCTCAACCTGAATTGGCAATAGGCATACCACCTCACACAGATCATGGCCTCTTGACCTTTCTTCTGCAAAATGGAGTTGGAGGCCTTGAGATACAATACAGAGGCCAGTGGTTCCACGTTAATGCCCTTCCCAACCCCATTTTCGTCAACACAGCCGATCAACTCGAGGTATACTATTCGAGTTTTACTGAGCAGGGTTGA
- the LOC113727548 gene encoding protein BONZAI 3-like isoform X3: MMLWNFSSGLKLSLSASKLRDRDIFSKSDPMAVVYAKKRNGTLEELGRTEVIMNNLEPAWIQKISVNYQFEIAQPLIFHVYDIDSQYHNLPVKNLNLKDQDFLGEASCVLSEIVTKRNRTLTLNLHNQDGHGLKNLGTLTVQAEETVASRNAVEMTFRCYHLDNKDLFSKSDPFLRISRIAESGVSIPICKTEVINNNLNPVWKPLCLTMQQYMSKDNPVIIECFDFNSSGNHVLIGKLQKTVAELEHLHKTRSGVNLVLPPSHLRRVEKITEGQLFVDGYIEKQLYSFLDYISSGFELNFMVAVDFTASNGIPHNSDSLHYIDPSGHLNAYQQAIMEVGEVIQFYDSDRRFPAWGFGARTFDGSVSHCFNLNGIPTDSVVTGIEGIMAAYSSTLYNVTLSGPTLFGPVINKAAEIAGGSLSVNQNKYFILLIITDGVVSDIQETKNALVRASDLPLSILIVGVGGADFTQMEVLDADDGHRLESSTGRVATRDIVQFVPMREVHRGEISVVQALLEELPGQFLSYMRSRDIKPHFPDIVHASGQGTLYGV; this comes from the exons TTATCTTTGTCAGCTTCAAAGTTGCGTGATCGTGATATTTTCTCAAAG AGCGATCCAATGGCCGTGGtttatgcaaagaaaaggaatggaacccttgaagaacttggtcgAACAGAAGTGATTATGAATAATCTGGAACCTGCTTGGATTCAAAAAATCAGTGTCAATTATCAATTTGAGATTGCTCAGCCATTGAT CTTTCATGTTTATGACATTGATTCGCAATACCACAATTTACCTGTGAAG AACTTGAACTTGAAGGATCAAGATTTTCTTGGTGAAGCTAGTTGTGTTCTCTCTGAG ATTGTTACTAAAAGAAACAGAACTTTGACCTTGAATCTTCACAATCAAGATGGTCATGGCTTGAAAAACTTGGGTACTCTTACTGTCCAAGCAGAAGAAACTGTAGCTTCAAGGAATGCTGTGGAGATGACTTTTCGTTGTTATCATCTTGATAACAAGGATCTGTTTTCTAAAAGT GATCCTTTTCTTAGAATCTCTAGGATTGCTGAGAGTGGGGTTTCCATTCCAATTTGCAAGACAGAAGTCATAAACAACAACTTGAATCCAGTCTGGAAACCGCTGTGTCTAACCATGCAACAATACATGAGCAAG GATAACCCGGTGATCATTGAGTGTTTTGATTTCAACAGCAGTGGCAATCATGTCCTCATTGG GAAACTGCAAAAAACAGTGGCAGAGCTGGAACACCTTCACAAAACTAGATCTGGTGTAAATCTTGTTTTACCCCCATCTCATTTGCGGCGAGTTGAAAAG ATTACTGAAGGTCAGCTCTTTGTGGATGGGTATATTGAGAAGCAACTATACAGTTTCCTTGATTACATTTCGAGTGGGTTTGAGCTTAATTTCATGGTTGCAGTTGACTTTACTG CTTCAAATGGAATTCCTCACAATTCAGACTCCTTGCATTATATTGATCCTTCAGGGCACCTGAATGCTTACCAGCAG GCTATAATGGAGGTTGGGGAAGTTATACAGTTTTACGACTCTGATAGACGCTTTCCAGCTTGGGGTTTTGGTGCAAGAACATTTGATGGTTCAGTGTCCCATTGTTTCAACTTGAACGGAATCCCTACTGACTCTGTG GTTACTGGTATAGAAGGCATTATGGCTGCTTATTCAAGTACGCTGTATAATGTCACCCTTTCTGGGCCCACATTGTTTGGTCCAGTTATTAACAAGGCTGCAGAAATTGCTGGTGGCTCCCTCTCTGTCAACCAGAACAAGTATTTCATCTTGCTAATTATAACG GATGGAGTCGTAAGTGACATCCAAGAAACTAAAAATGCTTTGGTCAGGGCATCTGACCTGCCACTTTCCATCCTTATTGTTGGAGTTGGCGGAGCAGATTTTACGCAAATGGAG GTCCTTGATGCTGATGATGGACACCGATTAGAGAGTTCAACTGGAAGGGTAGCTACCCGCGACATAGTTCAGTTTGTTCCTATGCGTGAAGTACACC GTGGAGAGATATCAGTTGTTCAGGCTCTCCTGGAAGAACTACCTGGACAGTTCCTGAGTTACATGCGTAGCAGGGATATCAAACCTCACTTTCCTGATATTGTTCATGCTTCAGGCCAGGGAACCCTTTATGGGGTTTGA
- the LOC113727548 gene encoding protein BONZAI 3-like isoform X2 has product MLSDFSKCLQYLYIGLLFFCFHLFLIFEFFFMLSLSASKLRDRDIFSKSDPMAVVYAKKRNGTLEELGRTEVIMNNLEPAWIQKISVNYQFEIAQPLIFHVYDIDSQYHNLPVKNLNLKDQDFLGEASCVLSEIVTKRNRTLTLNLHNQDGHGLKNLGTLTVQAEETVASRNAVEMTFRCYHLDNKDLFSKSDPFLRISRIAESGVSIPICKTEVINNNLNPVWKPLCLTMQQYMSKDNPVIIECFDFNSSGNHVLIGKLQKTVAELEHLHKTRSGVNLVLPPSHLRRVEKITEGQLFVDGYIEKQLYSFLDYISSGFELNFMVAVDFTASNGIPHNSDSLHYIDPSGHLNAYQQAIMEVGEVIQFYDSDRRFPAWGFGARTFDGSVSHCFNLNGIPTDSVVTGIEGIMAAYSSTLYNVTLSGPTLFGPVINKAAEIAGGSLSVNQNKYFILLIITDGVVSDIQETKNALVRASDLPLSILIVGVGGADFTQMEVLDADDGHRLESSTGRVATRDIVQFVPMREVHRGEISVVQALLEELPGQFLSYMRSRDIKPHFPDIVHASGQGTLYGV; this is encoded by the exons TTATCTTTGTCAGCTTCAAAGTTGCGTGATCGTGATATTTTCTCAAAG AGCGATCCAATGGCCGTGGtttatgcaaagaaaaggaatggaacccttgaagaacttggtcgAACAGAAGTGATTATGAATAATCTGGAACCTGCTTGGATTCAAAAAATCAGTGTCAATTATCAATTTGAGATTGCTCAGCCATTGAT CTTTCATGTTTATGACATTGATTCGCAATACCACAATTTACCTGTGAAG AACTTGAACTTGAAGGATCAAGATTTTCTTGGTGAAGCTAGTTGTGTTCTCTCTGAG ATTGTTACTAAAAGAAACAGAACTTTGACCTTGAATCTTCACAATCAAGATGGTCATGGCTTGAAAAACTTGGGTACTCTTACTGTCCAAGCAGAAGAAACTGTAGCTTCAAGGAATGCTGTGGAGATGACTTTTCGTTGTTATCATCTTGATAACAAGGATCTGTTTTCTAAAAGT GATCCTTTTCTTAGAATCTCTAGGATTGCTGAGAGTGGGGTTTCCATTCCAATTTGCAAGACAGAAGTCATAAACAACAACTTGAATCCAGTCTGGAAACCGCTGTGTCTAACCATGCAACAATACATGAGCAAG GATAACCCGGTGATCATTGAGTGTTTTGATTTCAACAGCAGTGGCAATCATGTCCTCATTGG GAAACTGCAAAAAACAGTGGCAGAGCTGGAACACCTTCACAAAACTAGATCTGGTGTAAATCTTGTTTTACCCCCATCTCATTTGCGGCGAGTTGAAAAG ATTACTGAAGGTCAGCTCTTTGTGGATGGGTATATTGAGAAGCAACTATACAGTTTCCTTGATTACATTTCGAGTGGGTTTGAGCTTAATTTCATGGTTGCAGTTGACTTTACTG CTTCAAATGGAATTCCTCACAATTCAGACTCCTTGCATTATATTGATCCTTCAGGGCACCTGAATGCTTACCAGCAG GCTATAATGGAGGTTGGGGAAGTTATACAGTTTTACGACTCTGATAGACGCTTTCCAGCTTGGGGTTTTGGTGCAAGAACATTTGATGGTTCAGTGTCCCATTGTTTCAACTTGAACGGAATCCCTACTGACTCTGTG GTTACTGGTATAGAAGGCATTATGGCTGCTTATTCAAGTACGCTGTATAATGTCACCCTTTCTGGGCCCACATTGTTTGGTCCAGTTATTAACAAGGCTGCAGAAATTGCTGGTGGCTCCCTCTCTGTCAACCAGAACAAGTATTTCATCTTGCTAATTATAACG GATGGAGTCGTAAGTGACATCCAAGAAACTAAAAATGCTTTGGTCAGGGCATCTGACCTGCCACTTTCCATCCTTATTGTTGGAGTTGGCGGAGCAGATTTTACGCAAATGGAG GTCCTTGATGCTGATGATGGACACCGATTAGAGAGTTCAACTGGAAGGGTAGCTACCCGCGACATAGTTCAGTTTGTTCCTATGCGTGAAGTACACC GTGGAGAGATATCAGTTGTTCAGGCTCTCCTGGAAGAACTACCTGGACAGTTCCTGAGTTACATGCGTAGCAGGGATATCAAACCTCACTTTCCTGATATTGTTCATGCTTCAGGCCAGGGAACCCTTTATGGGGTTTGA
- the LOC113727551 gene encoding cyclin-L1-1-like, whose amino-acid sequence MIYTAIDTFYLTDEQLENLPSRKDGIDIATETTLRIYGCDLIQESGILLRLPQAVMATGQVLFHRFYCKKSFARFNVKRVAASCVWLASKLEESPRKARQVLVVFHRMECRRENLPIEHLDTSLKKYVELKADLVRTERHLLKEMGFICHVEHPHKFISNYLRVLETPELSQEAWNLANDSLRTTLCVRFKSEVVACGVVYAAARRFQVPLPENPPWWKAFDADKSGIDEVCRVLAHLYSLPKAQYIPVCKDGGSFTTSNKSWDLSPQPPREGSLSVPPANDNNTSPRGTSTGANQESGKDAQSKAASDKLNDSKKSDGESRSLPTDGDSREEPLSKSMSEHKTEASEERDKNERDRDRSKEKERVKSRDRDRGRESDRERERERERERERQDNERDRDKIKDRSHRSRDKGHGEKSKHHSSRDREYHSSYSSREKDRRRHH is encoded by the exons ATGATTTACACAGCCATCGACACATTTTACTTAACTGATGAGCAACTAGAAAATTTGCCTTCTAGGAAGGATGGGATCGATATAGCTACCGAAACTACATTACGAATCTATGGTTGTGATCTCATCCAGGAGAGCGGGATTTTGCTCAGATT ACCTCAGGCTGTCATGGCAACTGGCCAAGTTTTATTCCACCGGTTTTATTGTAAAAAATCATTTGCTCGTTTCAACGTGAAG AGGGTTGCTGCGAGCTGCGTCTGGCTTGCTTCAAAGCTTGAGGAAAGCCCTAGGAAAGCGAGACAAGTCCTTGTTGTTTTTCATCGTATGGAATGTAGAAGGGAGAACCTGCCAATTGAGCATCTGGATACGTCTTTGAAG AAATATGTGGAGTTGAAGGCAGATTTGGTTAGAACAGAAAGACATCTTTTGAAGGAGATGGGCTTCATCTGCCACGTGGAGCATCCACACAAATTCATATCGAATTACCTACGGGTGCTTGAAACACCTGAACTGAGTCAAGAAGCTTGGAATCTGGCAAATGATAG CTTGCGAACTACTTTGTGTGTGAGATTCAAAAGTGAAGTCGTGGCTTGTGGAGTTGTTTATGCAGCAGCTCGTAGGTTTCAGGTACCCCTACCTGAGAATCCTCCTTGGTGGAAGGCATTTGATGCAGACAAATCTGGGATAGATGAGGTTTGCAGAGTACTTGCCCACTTGTATAGCCTTCCCAAGGCACAGTACATTCCTGTATGCAAGGATGGAGGGTCATTTACAACATCTAACAAATCATGGGATTTATCGCCTCAGCCACCAAGG GAAGGATCCTTGAGTGTCCCACCTGCAAATGATAATAATACCAGCCCCAGGGGGACATCTACTGGAGCCAATCAAGAATCAGGCAAGGATGCACAATCCAAAGCTGCTTCAGACAAATTAAACGACTCGAAGAAAAGTGATGGAGAATCTAGAAGCTTGCCTACCGATGGAGACTCAAGAGAAGAACCTCTTTCAAAATCAATGTCTGAGCATAAAACAGaggcaagcgaggaaagggaCAAGAATGAAAGGGACAGGGATCGCAGCAAGGAGAAGGAGAGAGTGAAATCCCGGGACCGTGATAGGGGAAGGGAATCTGATCGGGAACGAGAACGGGAACGGGAAAGAGAAAGGGAAAGACAGGACAATGAGAGAGACAGGGATAAAATTAAGGACAGGAGTCATCGCTCAAGGGACAAAG GGCATGGGGAGAAATCGAAACATCACTCTTCTCGAG ATCGCGAGTACCACAGTTCTTATTCATCGAGGGAGAAGGATCGCCGCAGGCATCATTGA
- the LOC113727548 gene encoding protein BONZAI 3-like isoform X4 → MAVVYAKKRNGTLEELGRTEVIMNNLEPAWIQKISVNYQFEIAQPLIFHVYDIDSQYHNLPVKNLNLKDQDFLGEASCVLSEIVTKRNRTLTLNLHNQDGHGLKNLGTLTVQAEETVASRNAVEMTFRCYHLDNKDLFSKSDPFLRISRIAESGVSIPICKTEVINNNLNPVWKPLCLTMQQYMSKDNPVIIECFDFNSSGNHVLIGKLQKTVAELEHLHKTRSGVNLVLPPSHLRRVEKITEGQLFVDGYIEKQLYSFLDYISSGFELNFMVAVDFTASNGIPHNSDSLHYIDPSGHLNAYQQAIMEVGEVIQFYDSDRRFPAWGFGARTFDGSVSHCFNLNGIPTDSVVTGIEGIMAAYSSTLYNVTLSGPTLFGPVINKAAEIAGGSLSVNQNKYFILLIITDGVVSDIQETKNALVRASDLPLSILIVGVGGADFTQMEVLDADDGHRLESSTGRVATRDIVQFVPMREVHRGEISVVQALLEELPGQFLSYMRSRDIKPHFPDIVHASGQGTLYGV, encoded by the exons ATGGCCGTGGtttatgcaaagaaaaggaatggaacccttgaagaacttggtcgAACAGAAGTGATTATGAATAATCTGGAACCTGCTTGGATTCAAAAAATCAGTGTCAATTATCAATTTGAGATTGCTCAGCCATTGAT CTTTCATGTTTATGACATTGATTCGCAATACCACAATTTACCTGTGAAG AACTTGAACTTGAAGGATCAAGATTTTCTTGGTGAAGCTAGTTGTGTTCTCTCTGAG ATTGTTACTAAAAGAAACAGAACTTTGACCTTGAATCTTCACAATCAAGATGGTCATGGCTTGAAAAACTTGGGTACTCTTACTGTCCAAGCAGAAGAAACTGTAGCTTCAAGGAATGCTGTGGAGATGACTTTTCGTTGTTATCATCTTGATAACAAGGATCTGTTTTCTAAAAGT GATCCTTTTCTTAGAATCTCTAGGATTGCTGAGAGTGGGGTTTCCATTCCAATTTGCAAGACAGAAGTCATAAACAACAACTTGAATCCAGTCTGGAAACCGCTGTGTCTAACCATGCAACAATACATGAGCAAG GATAACCCGGTGATCATTGAGTGTTTTGATTTCAACAGCAGTGGCAATCATGTCCTCATTGG GAAACTGCAAAAAACAGTGGCAGAGCTGGAACACCTTCACAAAACTAGATCTGGTGTAAATCTTGTTTTACCCCCATCTCATTTGCGGCGAGTTGAAAAG ATTACTGAAGGTCAGCTCTTTGTGGATGGGTATATTGAGAAGCAACTATACAGTTTCCTTGATTACATTTCGAGTGGGTTTGAGCTTAATTTCATGGTTGCAGTTGACTTTACTG CTTCAAATGGAATTCCTCACAATTCAGACTCCTTGCATTATATTGATCCTTCAGGGCACCTGAATGCTTACCAGCAG GCTATAATGGAGGTTGGGGAAGTTATACAGTTTTACGACTCTGATAGACGCTTTCCAGCTTGGGGTTTTGGTGCAAGAACATTTGATGGTTCAGTGTCCCATTGTTTCAACTTGAACGGAATCCCTACTGACTCTGTG GTTACTGGTATAGAAGGCATTATGGCTGCTTATTCAAGTACGCTGTATAATGTCACCCTTTCTGGGCCCACATTGTTTGGTCCAGTTATTAACAAGGCTGCAGAAATTGCTGGTGGCTCCCTCTCTGTCAACCAGAACAAGTATTTCATCTTGCTAATTATAACG GATGGAGTCGTAAGTGACATCCAAGAAACTAAAAATGCTTTGGTCAGGGCATCTGACCTGCCACTTTCCATCCTTATTGTTGGAGTTGGCGGAGCAGATTTTACGCAAATGGAG GTCCTTGATGCTGATGATGGACACCGATTAGAGAGTTCAACTGGAAGGGTAGCTACCCGCGACATAGTTCAGTTTGTTCCTATGCGTGAAGTACACC GTGGAGAGATATCAGTTGTTCAGGCTCTCCTGGAAGAACTACCTGGACAGTTCCTGAGTTACATGCGTAGCAGGGATATCAAACCTCACTTTCCTGATATTGTTCATGCTTCAGGCCAGGGAACCCTTTATGGGGTTTGA